The following coding sequences lie in one Rissa tridactyla isolate bRisTri1 chromosome Z, bRisTri1.patW.cur.20221130, whole genome shotgun sequence genomic window:
- the MRPS30 gene encoding 39S ribosomal protein S30, mitochondrial: MAASRGRRLLWHGRRWFSQTESAAPPPPPPPSDSLYPPIVASSTAKSKAAKRRRLEHFNQQVHAAASIEEKLRLYGKLQRPKYMVYPQTFALNADRWYRSFTKTVFVPGLPPRPAPAAARAPAAVAPEAAKASEGAAPQAAKAPEPATAAPGAAKTPEVAGAAPYLDVGQLRSLACDALLQESFYQNKKRPFLYRDQDHTPGPFLTQLVSTLAAFLCGRNPLLAASSLDLKPEVNYYWHHGEEVVVHGHRKGRVDPVRFQIDDNPHLQIRVPKQLPEFVPLESDLGDVPVIDHKPSKLPLFKKQYENKVYIGSKVADPCCYGHTQFHLIPDKLKRERFVRANLEDQIEVVYRANGIASLFAWTAAQAMYQGFWSEADVTRPFVSQAVVTDGKYFAFFCYQLNTLALTAETIQNNPRKNICWGTDSKPLYDVVEDGSVKGFNDEVLLQLVRFLLNRPKEL, from the exons ATGGCGGCGtcccggggccggcggctgctGTGGCACGGCCGGCGCTGGTTCTCGCAGACGGAGtccgccgctccccccccgccgccgccgccgtccgaCTCCCTCTACCCGCCCATCGTGGCGTCCTCCACGGCGAAGAGCAAAGCGGCCAAGCGGCGGCGCCTGGAGCACTTCAACCAGCAGGTGCACGCGGCGGCCTCCATCGAGGAGAAGCTGCGGCTCTACGGGAAGCTGCAGCGGCCCAAGTACATGGTCTACCCGCAGACTTTCGCCCTCAACGCCGACCGCTGGTACCGGAGCTTCACCAAGACCGTCTTCGTGCCGGGGCTGCCCCCGAGACCAGCGCCGGCAGCTGCGAGAGCCCCGGCAGCGGTGGCGCCGGAGGCCGCGAAAGCCTCGGAGGGCGCGGCGCCTCAGGCCGCCAAGGCCCCGGAGCCGGCAACGGCGGCACCAGGGGCTGCGAAAACCCCGGAGGTCGCGGGAGCGGCGCCGTATCTGGACGTGGGCCAGCTGCGCTCCCTCGCCTGCGACGCCCTCCTGCAGGAGAGCTTCTACCAGAACAAGAAGCGGCCGTTCCTCTACCGCGATCAGGATCACACGCCCGGCCCGTTCCTCACGCAGCTCGTCTCCACCCTGGCTGCTTTTCTCTGCGGTCGCAACCCGCTGCTGGCTGCCTCCTCCCTTG aTCTAAAACCTGAAGTTAACTATTACTGGCATCATGGTGAGGAGGTTGTTGTTCATGGACATCGAAAGGGTAGAGTCGATCCTGTGCGATTTCAGATAGATGATAACCCGCACCTCCAGATCCGTGTACCAAAGCAACTTCCAGAG tTTGTACCGCTGGAGTCAGATCTTGGAGATGTTCCCGTTATTGATCACAAACCATCCAAACTGCCATTGTTCAAAAAGCAGTATGAAAACAAGGTATATATAG GATCAAAAGTGGCAGACCCATGCTGTTATGGACATACCCAGTTTCATCTTATTCCTGATAAACTAAAACGGGAAAGGTTTGTCAGAGCAAATCTTGAGGATCAGATTGAAGTTGTTTATCGAGCTAATGGTATTGCAAGTCTCTTTGCCTGGACAGCAGCACAAGCAATGTATCAAG GATTCTGGAGTGAAGCAGATGTGACCCGTCCTTTTGTATCGCAGGCAGTAGTGACTGATGGAAAATACTTCGCTTTCTTTTGTTACCAGCTAAATACTTTAGCATTAACTGCAGAAACTATCCAAAATAACCCTCGGAAGAATATCTGTTGGGGTACAGACAGTAAGCCGTTGTATGATGTTGTGGAAGATGGTAGTGTGAAAGGCTTTAATGATGAAGTTTTGCTTCAGTTGGTTCGTTTTCTGTTAAACAGGCCAAAAGAGTTGTAA